A genomic segment from Amphiprion ocellaris isolate individual 3 ecotype Okinawa chromosome 17, ASM2253959v1, whole genome shotgun sequence encodes:
- the mrrf gene encoding ribosome-recycling factor, mitochondrial isoform X1, giving the protein MALNHLSLLRPFLCQSLVRHVRSPVMVASRVSVRPPLCPSVTHHPAACVRLYATKKAKAKAKGQSAKVNINSALVQDIISLDEVKEDMTAVLSALKDDFTRNLSIRTSPGALDHIVVTTQDGKFPLNQLGQISMKSPQLIMVNMSSFPEATAAATRALRESSMNLNPEVDGTIIKVPVPKVTREHRENLVKLAKQFSNKAKDSLRKVRSNAVTQAKRAKEGHSEDTIRLVEKQIQQMSDNFAADIDKQLAAKTKELLG; this is encoded by the exons ATGGCTTTGAATCATCTGAGCCTGCTGCGACCTTTCCTGTGTCAGTCGCTGGTACGACATGTCCGGTCTCCTGTCATGGTCGCCTCCAGGGTCAGCGTTAGACCGCCTCTGTGCCCCAGCGTCACCCACCACCCTGCTGCATGCGTCAGGCTCTATGCCACCAAGAAGGCAAAAG CCAAGGCAAAGGGCCAGTCAGCTAAGGTGAATATCAATTCAGCTCTGGTGCAAGACATCATCAGTCTGGATGAAGTGAAGGAAGACATGACCGCAGTTCTCAGCGCGCTCAAAGATGACTTTACACGCAACCTCAGCATCCGAACCTCGCCAG GAGCTCTGGATCACATCGTGGTGACGACTCAAGACGGGAAGTTTCCTCTCAACCAGCTGGGTCAGATCTCCATGAAGTCACCTCAGCTCATTATGGTCAACATGAGCAGCTTCCCTGAA GCTACAGCGGCGGCCACCCGAGCCCTGAGAGAGAGCAGCATGAACCTAAACCCAGAGGTGGACGGGACCATCATCAAGGTGCCCGTTCCCAA AGTGACTCGGGAACACAGAGAGAATCTCGTCAAGCTAGCCAAGCAATTCAGCAACAAGGCTAAGGACTCGCTGAGGAAGGTGCGCTCTAATGCTGTCACACAGGCCAAAAGGGCAAAGGAAGGACACTCGGAGGACACAATACGACTCGTAGAAAAACAG